The sequence ATCGGAAGGATAAGGTGTTTGGGGGTCCTAAGGAtagagtggttaattgttcttttctttgaAAGGGAATCagtgcggtttttgctaagttTTGTACAGGGATTGGGTAGAATGTGGGAAATGATAGATCCATCAACTTCTGGAAGGATATATGGATTGGGAATAAGCCTTTATTGGAAGTTTGTACTTCGTTGCCTCCTTTGGATGTTCAGGACTGGAGGATTgcagatgtggtggattctgaagGTGAGTGGATTTGGTCAAAATTTGAGTCCTACCTCAGTATGGATTtgctccttagaattagaggagttcaGATTAGTAGTAATATTGATGACAAGGATAGTTACTGTTGGTCTCTGACGAACAATGgggcttattcttgtaaatcagCTTATCAGAAGCGCTATCAGGATTTGGATTCCTCGTCCCCTGGGGCgtggaagacgatttgggcTTTAAAAGTGTCGTACCGTATTAGAAGTTTTCTGTGGCTAGGGGTTaaaaataggttgcttactaattcggatagaaaaaggaggcatttggtggagtctggagcttgtggcagatgcagaggcaatgaagagactttgtgccatgctctcagggACTGTGAGagaagtaaagaggtttggaagagagTTCTCCCTATGAAtgttcttccttcttttttagCCCACTCTGAGAATGATTGGTTTGTGGATGGGGTAAATGGTAAGCTTCTAGCTGAGTTTAATCAGGGTGTTCTTTTATTCGCGGTGgtttgccatcagatttggaggtGGAGAAATGAGGAGGTGTTTGGAGGAGAGAAGGTGATTTTGCCAAATGTCTTAGAGTTCTTTTCCAAAAAAATTAGCGCCCTGGTTGATAGCTTTGCCGAGGACCCCTTGGCTAGGGCTGTTTAAAGAAAGGAGGTCCATCTtttaggctggtgtaggccgaGAGAAGGTGTGGTTAAGCTTAACACCGATGGCTCTTGTCTGAGGGACGGGAGAATTGCTGTTGGAGGGGTTCTGAGAGATGATGGCGGTAGGtgggtttctggtttctctcagaatttgggtattGGTTCGTCCTTTTCCGCAGAGCTTTGGAGAATTTTCTCTGGTCTGAAGCATGCTAAAAATCTGGGGATCAAGAAGCTTATTGTTGAGTCAGATAACCTTGAGGCGGTTAATATGATCTCGGATAACAATGTTATTTGCCTAAATAGCCAGAACTTAATTAAAGGCATTAGAAGGATTGACGACTCCTTTGAGTCTATTAGTtttgctcatatttatagggagcaaaatcgtGTTGCGGACCGTCTTGCGGTTGAAGGTCATTCAAGAATGTTGGGGCTTTCTGTTTTTGCTTTTTCTCCAGTCTTCATCTCTtctttgatcttggaggatgcggtgggggtcagttttactaggctgatcccgggttgagcggtcttttgtttgttttttattttcttttcctaccaaaaaaaaaataacacaattaaaaaacatattaaaatacTACTCCatctgttttatattatatgtcTTTCTAGCGAGTTGTACACAAATTAAGAATATTGGTAAACAGATTTTGTTGATctttatttattgttttcactatttatttattttataataagtcAATTATTCCAATTAATCTTCATAAATCCACGTTTTATAGCAAAAAAGAATGTGACTTAATGTGTATTAATCATATTAAAATGATAtgtattatgaaaaaaaaaactctaaaaaaacatgtaatatgaaacagagGGAATATCAACTAAGGCCCGTTTGTTTCAGCTGCTACTATTTGCTACAGATAGACAAcatatattagttgatttttgtcTAAAAAGTAGTTGTTTCAGATTTTTACCAAACGTTTTTTATCTCCTTTAAAATCAGTTTCAAAAAATAGAAACAAACAGACATTAAATCTACTTCATATaagttaattattattttttatcaaaatacttaaaatatttagtttgttattaatattattaatatagttataaatcaACAACAACAGGAGGCTACTCAGAGATGTATGGAGGGAGGGCTGACTGATAGTTTAATTGCTTCTTTCAAATCACTCCAACAGGAGTTGCTTAATGTTCTTATACAGGAAGAACTTCTTTGGTTCCAAAAATCCAGGAAACGATGGCTTAATGAGGGGGATAGAAACACTAGGTTCTTCCATCTCTCAACTATTATTCGAAAGAGTCAAAACCGAATTGAAGCTCTGAAAAGGGATGATGGGTCTTGGTGTACGGCTGAAAGAACTATTAGGAGTCTTGCTGTTGAATTTTATGAAAAAATGTTTAAAGCGGAAGATGTAAGCCGTATTCTTTTGAAATCAGATTCAAAATTTCCTCCGATTGCAACTGCTGATTTCGATAAAGCCTTTCCTGCCATTACTGAAGGTGACGTTCGTGAGGCAATTTTTGGGATAGGTGGGACTAAAGCCCCTAGAGCCGATGGCCTTCCCGCCATCTTCTTCCAGAAGCATTAGGACATTATTAAACCTGGGATCTGTAAGTTCGTTCTGGGAATTTTTAATGGTGAGAATGATATTGGTAAGGTCAATGAGACATTACTTTGTCTTATTCCTAAAGTTCCTAATCCTGTTTCTTTTTCCCAAATGAGACCGATTAGCCTTTGTAATGTACAAAGCCGTTACTAAGATAATTGCTACTCGGATTCGGGGCCTCCTTCCAAGCCTTATTGGACCTAACCAAGGAAGCTTTGTACCGGGACGACAAATGGTAGATAATATTTGCATTGCTTAAGAAATGGCTCATTCTATGAGAAttaagaaagggaagaaaggtatCATTGCTTTGAAACTtgatttggagaaggcctatgataggTTAGATTGGCACTTTGTCTCTGATACGCTTCGTGAGGCTGGTTTCCCTGGGCATTGGATTCAGCTTATTAGTTCCTGCTTATCTTCGGTGTCTATGCGTGTAATGATTAATGGGCATATGACTGACTCATTCGCAACCTCTCGGGGCATTCGTCAAGGGACCCGATGTCTCCTTACTTGTTTGTCCTTGCCATGGAGAGACTTGGTCATTTACTTTCTGATGCGGTCCAGGCTAGACGTTTAAAGccagttaaaattaataaattctgCCCTCCCATTAATCATCTAtttttttgcagatgatgttCTAATTTATCTTGAAGGTGATTTAGAGCAGCTGAATATGGTAATGGAAATTCTGAACACCTTCTGCAATGCTTCTGGTCAAAAGCTTAATCTTCATAAATCTCGGATGATGTGTTCAAAGAATATACCGAGTCGTGTTTGCCATCAACTGAGTGCTGCTTGTGGTATTCCATTGGTTTCGTCCTTTGGTTATTATTTAGGGGTTCCGTTGTTTAGTGGTCGGGTTACTAAGCATTCCTTCAAGAAAACTATTGACTCTATTCAGGGCAAACTTGCTAATTGGAAGAATAGCACTCTTTCGCTAGCTGGTCGAATGACCCTTATCCAGTCTGTGACTAACAAGACTTCTAATCATGTCATGCAGTCTAACCTTCTTCCTAATAATGTCTTGCAGGAGTTGGATAAATTGAATAGACGTTTTCTTTGGGGTTCGAAGAACCATGAGAGGAAAGTCAATCTTTTACCCTGGGATGATGTTTGTAGGCCTAAAGAGTATGGAGGAtctggaatccgaaaatcaaaagataataataaagtaatGCTTATGAAGATAATATGGCGAATGTGGCAGGAACCTGAGGCTTTATGGGTTAAAATACTTCATGGTAAGTACAGGAAAGATGAGGTGTTTGGTGGCATTAAGGGTCGGGTTAAAAATTGCTCTTTTTTGTGGAAAGGGATTCATAGCTTATTTAGGGAGTTTTTAATGGGGTGGCTTGGGATGTGGGCAATGGTCGatcaattaatttatggacGGATAATTGGTTAAATGATAAGGCTTTGGTGGATGTTGTTTCTCAGCCTCTGTCCAATAGGCACTTGCGGGCTAAAATATCAGACTATGTGGATGAGGAGGGTAATTGGAATTGGTCCTTGTTGGAACAATTTCTTAGTATTGAGTGTTTGCTTAGAATCCTTAGCATCAAAGTTAGTGCAGATCTGTTTGAGGGGGATAAATGTTATTGGGGTTTAACAAATAATGGGCGATTTAgttgtaaatctgctttttcACTTGTTTGTGACTTAAATAAGTGGAAGCATATTTGGAGTTTACGGGTTCCACAACGGGTGCGTAGCTTTGCATGGCTTTGTGCTCATGATAAGCTGCTCACGAACTCAGAAAGAGTTCGACGACACTTGACGGTTTCTGCAGCATGTCCACGGTGTAACTGTTTGACTGAGAGTGTCATTCACGTTCTTCGTGATTGTCCTAGTTCGGCCCGTGTGTGGCAGCAAATTATTCCGGTAAATAAACATCAGGAATTTTTCCTATATGATTCAGATAGCTGGTTTAGTTGGGCTCTGTTTGAGGGCTTATCTAATATCCATAATTGGCAAATTCTTTTCATTGTTGGCTGTTGGCTCTGTTGGAAATGGCGGAACATGGAAATTTTTGGAAATAAACTTGAAATCCCGACGGATCGTGGGAGACATGTTCGTAGCACTTTTGCGAGTTTTCTGTCTGATTGGAAAAGGGCTGATTCGACAGTTTCTTGTAGATTGAAACAAGTTAAATTGGTTGGTTGGGTATTCCCTAGGACAGACTGGTGTaaattgaatacggatggctctaGGGGCGATTGTGGTAAAATTTCTGCTGGAGGGGTTATTCGGGATCATAATGGAGACTggattgtggtttttttttggGGGAATATGGGCTTTGGTAACTCCTTTCAAGCGGAGGTCTGGGGTATTTTTTATGGTTTGCAGGTGGCTGTATCGAAGGGGATTCGGTGCATTGAAGTGAAGTCGGGCAATAGTGAACTCATTCATCGTATTCAGTCACAGTTTACGGGTCTTGGGTCTGCGCGAAATCTCATTTCTGAAATCCACAAGTTAAGTCTGAATTTTGATAACATTCGCTTTCAACATGTGTTTCGTGAGCAGAATCGTGTGGCAGACAGACTTGCCTCTATGGCCTGATCGAGTGTTTCAGGATTTACGGTCCTAGATTCTTTTCCTTCTAGTACGGTGTCTGTTTTGCAGGATGATTTGGCTGGTATTAGCTTTCCGAGGCTAATTCCAGACTAAGTGTTGTTTCTGctcttgttttttttcttcttccgtctcttataaaacaacaacaacaacagcaaAATTGGTATGAATTCggtttattaaaatttatttagaaaGTTAGAATACCATAGTAAAATAATTATCAAACATGTCTGTTGAAATATGCAGTAGGTTCAGTGCTCAATAATTATCAAACTCTCTGGAAACTCCACCGCCCCCATCTCTATTCTTCCTTCTTCTACTCTTTCATCTTTTCTTCAATCTTTCAAACCAAACTCTGCCTCATCTTCTCAGTTTTAACCAAAAGAAACTAGATCTAGAGGAGGGAGAAGGAagattgtcttccttcttcctcctcccatatATGGCTTTATTCTtactttttttaacttttattggtgttttgtttcttttttccgTTTGATTTGCATCTGTGAGCTATATCTATTTCATTTACACTTTTTCCGGTTTTAGCAAAAGCGGAAGCGTATTATCTTATACGTAGATCCATAGATCTACGGGGTTGCACCAacagaaaggactcagatccgaatggtcgGAAGAAATTAGATGATGATGATTGGTTTGCAGCTGCTTTCCGGTGGATTTGGTTTCAAGAGAAGTATGAGTTTTGTTGTTCTGTTATTTTCATTGTACCTTTTATGGtattttttgctctttgtagttgTTTTATTCCCTTTGTGGCAtcttttgctctttgtagtctttctATTCCCTTTGTGGATTTTACATTAGGCTTTGGCCTATGTATGGGTAAGGTTTTAATCCTTACTATTTTCATGTACTCATATCTGATTATCTATTGAAATATATATGCattattatcaaaaaaaaaaaataaataaataaataaataaataaatttggtGGCAAAAGTTAGTATTCCCCCTATTTTAATTTCTAAGAAAAATCCCCATAAAATTGtaagaaaaataataacaatattaACGGCTTGATtagtggttaattaattaacccgCCACACTGCTCAACCAGTAAAACCCATCATTTTcaattggcttaatacatcatttgcacCCTCAACTTGCCCAAGAGGGATGATTGACTAAAACTACTTCTCTTTCTTTGTTGTCTTGTTCGGGAGAGAAGGAGAGGATAGCAGGTTGAGAAAGAGATATAAGGATTTGCTGCTTTGCTCCCTTGGTCTCGAAGAGTCGAAGTGGCTGACGAGCTTTTTTCGCAGGCTGCTATGCTAGTTGTAGCGCGGTAGCGCTTtactaatataatataatagaaAGTAAACTAATATAATAGAAAGTAAAGGGGCCTCTATCAGAATCTTACGAATCTACAACTCTCTTTACTGAACTGAGCGAGACTCTATCCAGATCTAAAAAATTCGACAAAGAGCCTTCTTCTAACTAGGAGAGTCCGCAAGCTACCGGAAGCTTCGCTTCTGGCTCCCCCTTTGAATTTCCAATTCCTCCTTTTCGTTCTACTTAGGTAGAGCAATCCGAACTCTCGACAGAATATATAAGAGGTTTTTATTCCTGTGTAGACACCTCAACGAACTCATGTGGACACTCCTAAGCCCGAGGACGATCTCTCAAATACACATTAAGATGTTGATccgtttttcttttctttgctgaTTCCTCTCAATGAAATTTGCCATGTTGCACTAAGTTACTTACGGATGTATGCATGCAGTCCGGGAACACTGTATCCAGTCAGTAATAAGTCAATGAGAAAGCCAGCAAGTAATCCATTGAGTAAGTAATTCCTTCAGTCCACTCGTGCTAGAATAAGGATAAGCCTACCTTAAAactgccccctgaactttcaaagtgtctcgatagctccttgaatttgtataaaatgttcagttagcctcctaaacttgcataaaatataatcaattaatcactcggttgtaaaaaagtaagttaaatgcggaagctatgttgcacgcatcttaaaaaagtaaaacaataaagatcggggtatgcgattataatattagagaagaaaatgttttatagttgaataagtaagaatttttttttaacatgttttaatctattttttgaAGTATGTAATAAAATTCTAAGTCAcgttaaacatattttatgcatttgacttattttttttacaaccgaatgattaattgattatattttacgcaagttcaagaggctaattgaacattttatacaagtttaagaggctattgaaaaactttgaaagttcaggggaccaatcaaccattttggacaaattcttttcaatttttcttaatACAATCGGAAGCAGTTTTGTTTCACCTGAAAACCATTATCCCAAAACCACTATTCCTCTCTTCTTCCATAACCAAACTCCCTCCCTccctccccctctctctctccctaTCCCTATCAGTACAAAACCAGAAAAAAGGTccccactctctctctctctctagctaCCTTCATACGTTTATAGTAACCCCAATATATATCATCACCATCGTCGTCATCATCATCACTCTTTTTTTTCACCCAAAACtacaccatatatatatatatatatatatatatctatagatatatataaagTTCATTTGACTCTCTCTGTATTCTACTGTAAATTTCACTCTCTCCTTCTTCAAATTTTCTGTTTCcgattttgaattcaacggtTCAGATTTCATCTCCTTCCTCCTTAATAATGGCGTTTCACCATAATCTATCTCAAGACCTTCCTCTTCATCATTTCACCGACCAAAATCAGCCGTCGTCGCAAAATCAACAACAGCAACAGCAACAGCAGAATAATAGTTTACCGGAATCAACCGCGGCGCCGAATTGGCTTAACTCCGCACTCCTCCGTACACAACAACAACCGCAGCAGCAGCCTCCGCCGCAGCAATCTCACTTCACGGCGACTAATTTCTTGAATCTCCATACTGCTTCCACTGCTAATTCCGATTCGGCGCCGAATCAATGGCTTTCCCGCGCTTCTAATTCCTTCCTCAACCGTAACCACAGCGACATAATCGACGATGTCGCCGGCGATGATTCGATTATTGCCGGCGCTATGTCTCACGAATCGGCTGATTTGAAAAACAATAACAGTGAagggggaggaggaggaggaggagagagcGGCGGTGGCggcggaggaggaggaggcgACGGAGTGATGAATTGGCAGAATGCGAGGAGTAAATCGGAGATACTTTCGCATCCGTTGTATGACCAGTTATTGTCGGCGCATGTGGCTTGTTTACGAATCGCTACGCCGGTTGACCAGTTGCCGAGAATTGATGCTCAGCTTGCTCAGTCGCAGCATGTAGTGAATAAATATTCCGGCCTCGGCGCCGGTAGTCAAGGCTTGGTCGGCGATGAtaaggagcttgatcaattcatgGTATGTTAAttaatctcttcttcttcttccaattTACAATCTTAAGGGCGTGTTTGTTAATTTGTTGAAGGGACCCTTTCTTTCCTCCCTTCTTTCTTCTACTCCAATTCTGTTTAACAAACACTGCCTTAAAAAATTCCGCTCTTTTTCATCCCTTCtactaattttcttttttgtaaATTTACCTCACGAGTTGTTAATTTCAGCAGATTTGGGACTGAATTTGAATTAACAATGTTGGATTAAGGCTGTGTTTGTTAAAGTGACCCCTTCCTACCTCCTTCTCCCTCTCTCCAATTCCGTTTAACAAACACTGCCTTAACAAAGTCCACTTTCAAAACTTTGTAAATTTACATTATGGCTTGTTAATTTTATCAGATTTAGGACTAAAATTGGATTAAGGGTGTGTTTGTTAAAGGGACAACTTTCTTCCTTCTTTGCTTTCCTTCTTCCTTCGTCCAATTCCGTTTAACAAACACTGCCTTAATAAAATTTCACTCTTTTCCATcatttctgcaaaaaaaaaattctaagttTACATCATGGGTTGTTAATTTTAGCAGATTTGAGACTGAATttggattaattattttttttttcttaaaaattatGATTAGAGCATTAATTGTTGACTTTTTGCCATTTTTATTTGGAAAATTGAGGGAAGATGAATGCACCGACAGAGGATTGTGTTGTCTTGTTGCTGACAATCATCAAAAGCTGCTACTGAAATTGGAAAAtactttttcaatttttttggtgTGAAAAGTTGAATTTAAATTGAGTGAAACCCATTTTTTCTTCCTAAgaatttttttacaattttggtCTCAAAGATTGTGAATTCTGTAATTAATTTGGAAATTCTGAATCTGTTCTGCTTTTTTAAGTGTTAAATGAGTGAATTTGGGGAATTCTGATATTGAAATCCTTCAATTCATGAAATTAGTTTTCCTTAATTTAATCAAGGAACAAGggcttatttaaaaaaaaaacggaCACCTAATTTTGCAGTGTTTCCCTGTTTTAGTAGAGGATCAAAACAGGCTATCGCgttttaattgtattataaaaatttatatatttcacatgattatatatgatatataaaTACAACTAATATGATAATTGTGTCCGTATTTATATGGAAGGTGCACTGAATTAAAGTTTACAGGCTGATTTTCTGAACTATGAAAACTTTTCTTTGTTAATGAGCTTAAAGCATAAGTGGTAACAAGAATTTGAAGAAATGTCATGATTCAAACATGGCCAATAATTGTACATTTCAATAGGAGTCTACAGAGAAAACTTGTCAGAAATTGCATGCAGCTGAACATGCTTGATTGTAACATTTTGATCAATCAAGTGGAAAGCAATAACGGATCCAAGATTCACCGACAGCCGTACTAGGGGTGCTATGGTGATTTATGACTCTTGAATTGATATTTTTAACAGAAAAAATAAACCTCTCTACACAATTTTCATGTAATTTTCTAACGTTTTCCAGTAATAAGTGAAGCACCCCGCCCTCCACTTTAATCCGTTACTGGTAGGAAGGAGTCTATACCCTTGCTTGATAGTTTTGGGGTTCGAATCCTCACTCAATTACAGTTTTACTTTCTTTCATAAAACTCTCATTAAACTCTCGTCTCTAATCTTGGGAAGTGAGTCCGCCTACActtgactaattttttttttttttttaaaaaatcgaTCTCTAATTAGGGGTATCAAGATGGATTATCGGGTTATAATTATATTAGGTGATCTATATATTCTATGTGGATATATATGatataacaaaaataataatcgtGTCAAATGAGCCGTGTCAGATAAATTATCTCTCTAAATCGTACTTTTTGTGCATATTCATTGTTTTGACAGtttgcaattttttttgttggaaATGTAGACACATTATTTTCTATTGCTGTGTT comes from Euphorbia lathyris chromosome 8, ddEupLath1.1, whole genome shotgun sequence and encodes:
- the LOC136202222 gene encoding homeobox protein knotted-1-like 3 isoform X4; this translates as MAFHHNLSQDLPLHHFTDQNQPSSQNQQQQQQQQNNSLPESTAAPNWLNSALLRTQQQPQQQPPPQQSHFTATNFLNLHTASTANSDSAPNQWLSRASNSFLNRNHSDIIDDVAGDDSIIAGAMSHESADLKNNNSEGGGGGGGESGGGGGGGGGDGVMNWQNARSKSEILSHPLYDQLLSAHVACLRIATPVDQLPRIDAQLAQSQHVVNKYSGLGAGSQGLVGDDKELDQFMTHYFLLLCSFKEQLQQHVRVHAMEAVMACWEIEQSLQSLTGVSPGEGTGATMSDDDDEQVDSDTNLYDPSMDGSDTLGFGPLIPTESERSLMERVRQELKHELKQGYKEKIADIREEILRKRRAGKLPGDTTSVLKAWWQSHSKWPYPTEEDKARLVQETGLQLKQINNWFINQRKRNWHSNPSTSTVLKSKRKR
- the LOC136202222 gene encoding homeobox protein knotted-1-like 3 isoform X1 codes for the protein MAFHHNLSQDLPLHHFTDQNQPSSQNQQQQQQQQNNSLPESTAAPNWLNSALLRTQQQPQQQPPPQQSHFTATNFLNLHTASTANSDSAPNQWLSRASNSFLNRNHSDIIDDVAGDDSIIAGAMSHESADLKNNNSEGGGGGGGESGGGGGGGGGDGVMNWQNARSKSEILSHPLYDQLLSAHVACLRIATPVDQLPRIDAQLAQSQHVVNKYSGLGAGSQGLVGDDKELDQFMTHYFLLLCSFKEQLQQHVRVHAMEAVMACWEIEQSLQSLTGVSPGEGTGATMSDDDDEQVDSDTNLYDPSMDGSDTLGFGPLIPTESERSLMERVRQELKHELKQGYKEKIADIREEILRKRRAGKLPGDTTSVLKAWWQSHSKWPYPTEEDKARLVQETGLQLKQINNWFINQRKRNWHSNPSTSTVLKSKRKSLKRSNAGENNNGERFM
- the LOC136202222 gene encoding homeobox protein knotted-1-like 3 isoform X3, with translation MAFHHNLSQDLPLHHFTDQNQPSSQNQQQQQQQQNNSLPESTAAPNWLNSALLRTQQQPQQQPPPQQSHFTATNFLNLHTASTANSDSAPNQWLSRASNSFLNRNHSDIIDDVAGDDSIIAGAMSHESADLKNNNSEGGGGGGGESGGGGGGGGGDGVMNWQNARSKSEILSHPLYDQLLSAHVACLRIATPVDQLPRIDAQLAQSQHVVNKYSGLGAGSQGLVGDDKELDQFMTHYFLLLCSFKEQLQQHVRVHAMEAVMACWEIEQSLQSLTGVSPGEGTGATMSDDDDEQVDSDTNLYDPSMDGSDTLGFGPLIPTESERSLMERVRQELKHELKQGYKEKIADIREEILRKRRAGKLPGDTTSVLKAWWQSHSKWPYPTEEDKARLVQETGLQLKQINNWFINQRKRNWHSNPSTSTVLKSKRKSNAGENNNGERFM
- the LOC136202222 gene encoding homeobox protein knotted-1-like 3 isoform X2, producing MAFHHNLSQDLPLHHFTDQNQPSSQNQQQQQQQQNNSLPESTAAPNWLNSALLRTQQQPQQQPPPQQSHFTATNFLNLHTASTANSDSAPNQWLSRASNSFLNRNHSDIIDDVAGDDSIIAGAMSHESADLKNNNSEGGGGGGGESGGGGGGGGGDGVMNWQNARSKSEILSHPLYDQLLSAHVACLRIATPVDQLPRIDAQLAQSQHVVNKYSGLGAGSQGLVGDDKELDQFMTHYFLLLCSFKEQLQQHVRVHAMEAVMACWEIEQSLQSLTGVSPGEGTGATMSDDDDEQVDSDTNLYDPSMDGSDTLGFGPLIPTESERSLMERVRQELKHELKQGYKEKIADIREEILRKRRAGKLPGDTTSVLKAWWQSHSKWPYPTEEDKARLVQETGLQLKQINNWFINQRKRNWHSNPSTSTVLKSKRKRSNAGENNNGERFM